A stretch of the Simiduia curdlanivorans genome encodes the following:
- the rpsB gene encoding 30S ribosomal protein S2: MSQVSMREMLQAGVHFGHQTRYWNPKMGKYIFGARNKIHIINLEHTVPAFNSALETLKTMAAQKKKILFVGTKRAAQKVIKEQAVRAGQPFVSHRWLGGMLTNYKTIRQSIKRFRDLQTQSQDGTFDKLTKKEALMRTRLMAKLEDSIGGIKDMGGLPDALFVIDVDHERIAIQEANNLGIPVFGIVDSNSNPDGVDFVIPGNDDAIRAIKLYVTAAADSCLEGMAANGAAVVNKDEYVEANEAAAK, from the coding sequence ATGTCACAAGTAAGCATGCGCGAAATGCTGCAGGCTGGTGTTCACTTTGGTCACCAGACTCGCTACTGGAACCCTAAGATGGGTAAATACATCTTCGGCGCCCGCAACAAAATTCACATTATCAACCTTGAGCACACAGTACCTGCGTTCAACAGCGCCCTAGAGACGCTGAAGACCATGGCTGCCCAAAAGAAGAAAATTCTTTTTGTTGGCACCAAGCGCGCAGCGCAAAAGGTGATCAAAGAGCAGGCCGTACGTGCTGGCCAGCCTTTCGTTAGCCACCGCTGGTTAGGCGGTATGTTAACCAACTACAAAACTATCCGTCAGTCGATCAAGCGTTTCCGCGATCTGCAGACCCAGAGCCAAGATGGCACCTTCGACAAGTTGACCAAGAAAGAAGCGCTAATGCGCACTCGCTTGATGGCCAAACTCGAAGATTCTATCGGCGGTATTAAGGATATGGGCGGTCTGCCTGATGCCTTGTTCGTTATCGACGTTGATCACGAGCGCATTGCCATTCAAGAAGCCAACAACCTGGGTATTCCAGTGTTCGGTATCGTGGATTCAAACAGCAACCCAGATGGCGTTGATTTCGTTATCCCAGGTAACGACGATGCGATCCGCGCGATCAAGTTGTACGTGACTGCTGCCGCCGATTCTTGCTTAGAAGGCATGGCTGCTAACGGCGCTGCTGTGGTAAACAAAGACGAGTACGTTGAAGCAAACGAAGCTGCGGCTAAGTAA
- the map gene encoding type I methionyl aminopeptidase, producing MSASIRTPDEIAKMRVAGRMAAECLELIEPHVVPGVTTGELDQIIHDHIVNVQKAIPACLGYKGFPKSVCTSVNEVICHGIPSDKKVLKKGDIVNIDVTVIFDGYFGDTSKMYFVGEVPGHAERLVQVTQECLYKAIELVKPGCRLGDIGAVIQQHAEANYYSVVREYCGHGISNVFHEDPQILHYGQAGTGMELKEGMTFTIEPMINAGKPGTKLLGDGWTVLTKDRRLSAQWEHTLAVTKDGVEVLTARKEESFS from the coding sequence ATGTCTGCATCTATTCGTACACCCGATGAAATCGCCAAAATGCGCGTTGCCGGCCGCATGGCAGCCGAGTGCCTAGAGCTGATTGAGCCCCACGTGGTGCCCGGTGTGACAACAGGTGAGCTGGATCAAATCATTCACGACCATATCGTTAACGTGCAGAAAGCCATCCCCGCCTGCCTCGGCTACAAGGGTTTCCCCAAATCCGTCTGCACCTCGGTCAATGAAGTGATCTGTCACGGCATTCCCTCGGACAAGAAAGTTTTAAAGAAGGGCGACATCGTCAATATCGATGTCACCGTGATCTTTGATGGCTATTTTGGCGACACCAGCAAAATGTATTTCGTCGGCGAAGTGCCCGGCCACGCTGAGCGACTGGTGCAAGTCACCCAAGAGTGTCTCTACAAGGCCATTGAACTGGTAAAGCCCGGCTGCCGCCTAGGCGATATAGGCGCCGTTATTCAACAGCACGCCGAGGCCAACTATTATTCTGTGGTGCGCGAGTACTGCGGCCACGGTATCAGTAACGTGTTCCACGAAGACCCGCAAATTCTGCACTATGGCCAGGCGGGCACGGGCATGGAATTAAAAGAAGGCATGACCTTCACCATCGAGCCCATGATCAACGCCGGCAAACCGGGTACTAAACTGTTAGGCGACGGCTGGACAGTGCTGACCAAAGATCGACGCCTGTCCGCCCAGTGGGAACACACCCTTGCCGTCACCAAAGACGGCGTAGAAGTGCTCACCGCGCGCAAGGAAGAATCTTTTTCGTGA
- a CDS encoding [protein-PII] uridylyltransferase, whose translation MKLTTPFFERTPFFFDQNRFREKLATEKPIATFKDAMNAANIQFDVRFKEGEDIRTLIYERAHFIDLILHYAWHQFTWQTGVCLMAVGGYGRGELHPASDIDLLLLLDNDDARANLDAIEGFFTFLWDIGLEIGHSVRSLKQCVEIAKDDITVATNIMESRTLIGDDQLRDQLMNATAPDKIWTPDAFFRAKWEEQQERHNKHSDSSSNLEPNVKNAPGGLRDIQTISWVAKRYFNVRTIKQLEGRGFFTEGEYAILMTGEEFLWRVRYGLHMLAKRGEERLLFDHQRALATLFGYKDTPERLAIEQFMHRYYRIVQTLQELNDVLLQFLSEAILPNGQEQQLEPINARFQLRNSFIEVAYTKVFLEDPSALLEIFVLMGRDKRILGVRASTIRLIRESRQLIDDGFRADPRNTALFMELMRSPYSLVRQLKRMKRYGVLGRYLPEFDRITGQMQHDLFHIYTVDEHTLRVMKNMRKFRLPEAQEKFPVAAHIMNRLAKPELLYIAGLYHDIAKGRGGDHSMLGKVDAEDFCVRHGLTGRETRLVVWLVEMHLLMSAVSQKQDISDPEVIHKFALLVGDQLRLDYLYLLTVADINGTNPDLWNTWRASLMRQLYLETKRALRRGLENPIDRQELIVETQQAAIRKLEDKNLSEKRVRQIWGGMGEDYFLRESHLDIAWHTEAISCHRSDEPLILIRQSRFNGMEGATQIFVRTKDRNNVFAASANALSGLNLDIQDARIYSSPDGFTIDTFFVLDENGEPTKYDRFDAIRRALHDELALVDQYPDIIQRRTPRVLKHFTMPSRTRLSNDLVTGNTILEVISPDRPGLLAAIGRVFLRFGIQLQNAKIATLGERVEDIFFISDANGLPLSDPKLCEDLQDSICKALDDIVSQKN comes from the coding sequence GTGAAGCTGACTACGCCTTTTTTTGAACGCACCCCGTTTTTCTTCGATCAAAACCGCTTTCGCGAAAAGCTAGCCACAGAAAAACCCATTGCCACCTTCAAAGATGCAATGAACGCCGCCAACATTCAATTTGACGTGCGGTTTAAAGAAGGCGAAGACATTCGCACGCTCATTTATGAGCGCGCGCATTTTATCGATTTGATTTTGCACTACGCCTGGCACCAATTCACTTGGCAAACCGGCGTCTGCTTGATGGCCGTTGGCGGCTACGGCCGGGGCGAACTGCACCCAGCCTCGGATATCGATCTATTGCTATTGCTTGACAACGATGATGCGCGGGCAAACCTCGACGCCATCGAAGGCTTCTTCACCTTTCTTTGGGATATTGGTCTCGAGATTGGCCATAGCGTGCGCAGCCTTAAGCAGTGCGTAGAAATTGCCAAAGACGATATCACCGTCGCTACCAATATCATGGAAAGTCGCACGCTGATTGGCGACGACCAATTGCGCGATCAGCTAATGAACGCCACCGCGCCCGATAAAATCTGGACCCCCGACGCTTTTTTCCGCGCCAAGTGGGAAGAGCAGCAAGAGCGCCACAATAAACACAGCGACTCGTCCAGCAACCTCGAACCCAATGTAAAGAATGCACCCGGTGGCTTGCGCGACATTCAAACCATTTCCTGGGTCGCGAAACGCTACTTCAACGTGCGCACGATTAAACAGCTCGAGGGGCGCGGCTTTTTTACCGAAGGTGAATACGCCATATTGATGACCGGCGAAGAGTTTCTTTGGCGCGTGCGCTACGGCCTACACATGCTCGCCAAGCGCGGCGAAGAGCGTTTACTGTTCGATCACCAGCGCGCACTTGCCACCTTGTTTGGCTATAAAGATACGCCCGAGCGCTTGGCCATCGAACAGTTCATGCACCGGTATTATCGCATTGTGCAAACGCTGCAAGAATTAAACGATGTGTTGCTGCAATTTTTAAGCGAAGCCATTTTACCCAACGGTCAAGAACAGCAGCTCGAACCCATTAACGCGCGCTTTCAACTGCGCAACAGCTTTATCGAGGTTGCCTACACCAAAGTATTCCTCGAAGACCCAAGTGCACTGCTGGAAATTTTTGTGCTCATGGGCCGAGACAAACGCATCCTCGGTGTGCGCGCCTCCACCATCAGATTAATACGCGAATCGCGCCAGCTCATTGACGATGGGTTTCGAGCCGACCCGCGCAACACCGCGCTTTTTATGGAGCTAATGCGCTCACCCTATAGCCTGGTGCGGCAATTAAAACGCATGAAGCGCTACGGGGTATTAGGCCGCTACCTACCCGAATTCGATCGCATTACCGGGCAGATGCAACACGATCTGTTCCATATTTACACCGTCGACGAGCACACCTTGCGGGTGATGAAAAACATGCGCAAGTTCCGCCTGCCGGAAGCCCAGGAAAAATTTCCGGTGGCAGCGCATATTATGAATCGGCTCGCCAAGCCTGAGCTGCTTTATATCGCCGGGCTCTATCACGATATCGCCAAGGGCCGCGGTGGCGACCACTCGATGCTCGGCAAAGTGGACGCCGAAGATTTTTGTGTTCGCCACGGTCTTACCGGCCGCGAAACTCGGCTCGTGGTATGGCTGGTGGAAATGCATTTGCTCATGTCTGCGGTATCGCAGAAGCAAGACATCTCAGACCCAGAGGTGATCCACAAATTTGCGTTACTGGTTGGCGACCAGCTGCGCTTGGACTACCTCTACCTGCTAACTGTTGCCGACATTAACGGCACCAATCCAGACCTTTGGAACACCTGGCGCGCGAGTTTAATGCGCCAGCTGTATCTGGAAACCAAGCGCGCTTTGCGCCGCGGCCTGGAAAACCCCATAGACCGGCAAGAGCTCATTGTTGAAACCCAACAGGCGGCGATTCGCAAGCTGGAAGATAAAAACCTGTCGGAAAAACGTGTGCGCCAAATCTGGGGGGGCATGGGCGAGGATTATTTCTTGCGCGAATCGCACTTGGATATCGCCTGGCACACCGAGGCGATTAGTTGTCACCGCAGCGACGAGCCGCTGATTTTGATTCGCCAGAGCCGCTTTAATGGCATGGAAGGCGCCACACAAATTTTCGTGCGCACCAAAGATCGCAACAATGTGTTTGCCGCCTCGGCTAACGCCCTGTCTGGATTAAATCTCGACATTCAGGATGCGCGCATTTACAGCTCGCCCGACGGCTTTACCATCGACACCTTTTTTGTGCTCGACGAAAACGGCGAGCCGACCAAATACGACCGCTTCGATGCCATCCGGCGCGCGCTGCACGATGAGCTAGCCCTGGTCGATCAATACCCCGATATTATCCAGCGCCGAACGCCGCGAGTGTTGAAACATTTCACCATGCCCAGCCGAACGAGACTGAGCAATGACCTAGTGACCGGCAACACCATATTAGAAGTTATCAGCCCCGATAGACCGGGCTTGCTAGCGGCCATCGGCCGGGTTTTCTTGCGCTTTGGCATTCAATTACAAAACGCCAAAATTGCTACCTTGGGCGAGCGAGTGGAGGATATTTTCTTCATCAGCGATGCCAACGGCTTACCGCTGTCGGACCCCAAGCTATGCGAAGACCTGCAAGATAGTATTTGCAAAGCATTGGACGATATCGTCAGCCAAAAAAATTAA